The following coding sequences lie in one Veillonellaceae bacterium genomic window:
- the pilM gene encoding type IV pilus assembly protein PilM — MRKRLEQLLLRKPTSVLGIDIGSTSVKIVEIAWNKGRALLKNLNIADIKPGIVSEGKIVDVAGMTEILSSAVANSGTTCRDVVTAVNGQAIFIRELPFPAMEEAEMREAIKWDMEKYVPYSQDSYYYDFATVGPGNNLQEVRVLVVAAPHDAVDPLVATVKGSGLRPLAIDIEPLALFRTLKKEENTLIIDIGANITQIILYQNGCPVVTRILPIAGNRFTETIRSALDLEWNEAENLKLRQRNLLQRLDSNSEFTTLHTQLNLIVKELARDVRRTVEYYQMQNRDAIIENFYLTGGGANIDNLAPNLAALLDDVPVLEHNPLDFIDVSSSFDLTYIKMLAPRLSVAIGLGLRGGGV; from the coding sequence ATGCGTAAAAGATTGGAACAATTATTATTACGTAAACCAACTAGTGTCCTTGGCATAGATATCGGTTCTACTTCGGTTAAAATCGTAGAAATCGCCTGGAATAAGGGTAGAGCTCTTCTGAAAAACCTAAATATAGCCGATATTAAACCGGGTATCGTCAGTGAAGGTAAAATTGTCGATGTTGCCGGTATGACGGAAATTCTTAGCAGTGCTGTTGCAAATAGCGGCACTACTTGCCGTGATGTCGTAACTGCCGTTAACGGACAGGCTATCTTTATTCGTGAACTACCCTTCCCTGCAATGGAAGAGGCCGAAATGCGCGAGGCTATTAAATGGGATATGGAAAAGTATGTTCCGTATTCACAAGATAGCTATTATTATGATTTTGCGACAGTTGGCCCCGGTAATAACCTACAAGAAGTAAGGGTTTTAGTTGTAGCTGCTCCTCATGACGCTGTTGATCCCTTAGTAGCGACAGTTAAAGGCTCAGGACTAAGGCCTTTGGCAATTGATATCGAGCCTTTGGCTTTATTTCGTACATTAAAAAAAGAAGAAAATACTCTAATAATTGATATTGGTGCGAATATTACCCAGATAATACTTTATCAAAATGGCTGTCCCGTCGTTACTCGCATTTTGCCGATTGCCGGAAATCGTTTTACAGAAACTATAAGGAGCGCTCTTGATCTTGAATGGAATGAGGCTGAAAATCTAAAATTGCGCCAGCGTAATTTACTGCAGCGTTTAGATTCAAATAGTGAATTTACTACTCTCCATACTCAGCTAAATTTAATAGTCAAAGAATTAGCTAGAGATGTCAGACGAACCGTGGAGTACTATCAAATGCAAAATCGTGATGCAATTATTGAAAACTTCTATTTAACGGGAGGAGGCGCTAATATCGATAATCTGGCGCCTAATCTTGCAGCTTTGTTAGATGACGTTCCAGTATTAGAGCATAACCCTCTTGATTTTATCGATGTTTCATCTTCTTTTGATTTGACCTATATTAAGATGCTGGCGCCGCGTTTGTCGGTAGCTATTGGCCTAGGGTTGCGTGGAGGTGGAGTATAA
- a CDS encoding efflux RND transporter periplasmic adaptor subunit, translated as MLFISRIVNLLVEYSTSIQTCGGVNRLATTKKKKAIFIVSAIVIALLSIIAFRIYSNLAANKQRAAKMSQGQVVTVEVERVSRQDISPVLTFSASLEPFWVADISSKVDGRIDVLNVNEGDIVSEGTIIATLDTIELQAQVVQAEGNLLSTQANLEQAELELRRTQSLAKQGAISQQSLDNARTKRDLYAGQVRSAVGNLNLLQARLDNANIYAPRDGVVVKRYLQSGVYTKAGTAIISLADVTSLLAKATVGEAQIAQLVVGTKVNVNVDALGKEFTGVITRISPTASLPSRTFTAEITIPNDEGILKPGMFAKVGVPGQMRLGAIAVPEKALVLREDQKTVYIVTDDNTVRQRVIKIGFVGNGWAEVLEGLQEGEQIVTAGQNKLKDGSAIRPAQSKEGGI; from the coding sequence ATGCTATTTATTAGCAGGATAGTTAATCTCCTAGTCGAATATTCTACGAGCATACAAACTTGCGGAGGTGTTAATAGATTGGCAACAACTAAGAAAAAAAAGGCAATATTCATTGTTTCTGCTATTGTAATTGCTTTACTCAGTATTATCGCGTTCCGGATCTATTCGAACCTCGCTGCAAATAAACAACGCGCAGCTAAAATGTCGCAGGGCCAGGTGGTAACGGTTGAAGTTGAAAGAGTTTCAAGACAGGATATTAGTCCGGTTTTGACCTTTTCTGCAAGCCTTGAACCTTTCTGGGTTGCAGATATTTCGTCAAAGGTTGATGGACGTATCGACGTATTGAATGTTAACGAGGGCGATATTGTTTCAGAAGGAACAATTATTGCAACTTTAGATACAATCGAGCTTCAGGCTCAAGTTGTCCAAGCAGAAGGCAATCTTTTATCTACCCAAGCAAATTTAGAACAAGCTGAACTTGAATTACGACGAACTCAGTCATTAGCTAAACAAGGTGCTATATCACAGCAGTCGTTAGATAACGCAAGGACAAAGCGCGACTTATATGCTGGTCAGGTCAGATCAGCAGTCGGGAATTTAAACTTGCTGCAGGCACGATTAGATAATGCGAATATATATGCTCCACGTGACGGTGTTGTCGTCAAACGTTATCTTCAATCAGGCGTATATACTAAAGCTGGAACAGCTATTATAAGTTTGGCTGATGTTACTTCACTCTTGGCCAAAGCTACAGTAGGTGAGGCGCAAATAGCCCAGTTGGTGGTCGGTACAAAAGTCAATGTTAATGTAGATGCACTAGGCAAAGAGTTTACCGGCGTAATTACTCGTATTTCCCCGACAGCTTCATTGCCGTCAAGAACATTCACGGCAGAAATAACAATACCGAATGATGAAGGTATATTAAAACCCGGTATGTTTGCCAAAGTCGGTGTTCCTGGACAGATGCGCCTAGGCGCAATTGCTGTTCCTGAAAAGGCGTTGGTGTTGCGTGAAGATCAAAAAACTGTCTATATAGTAACAGATGACAATACGGTCCGGCAGCGTGTTATTAAGATCGGTTTTGTGGGTAACGGCTGGGCAGAGGTTCTCGAAGGTTTACAGGAAGGTGAACAGATTGTTACGGCAGGGCAAAACAAACTGAAGGATGGTTCAGCAATTAGGCCGGCTCAATCTAAGGAAGGTGGCATTTAA
- a CDS encoding shikimate kinase, whose protein sequence is MKNVVLIGFMGTGKSSIGRLLACRLRRPFMDTDKKIEREYGMTIPEIFQQFGEVGFRSRESAVVAKLSRYTNAVISTGGGIVLSADNIRRLRANGVIIALSASPQTILERTSRRNNRPLLNQPDREQTIIKLLNERAPLYAVSDFSIDTTNYTPHQVVDRIISFLREGGFLRG, encoded by the coding sequence TTGAAAAATGTTGTCTTAATAGGTTTTATGGGAACAGGAAAGAGTAGTATAGGACGTTTGCTAGCCTGTCGGCTGCGGCGGCCATTTATGGACACTGATAAGAAGATTGAACGAGAGTATGGTATGACCATACCTGAGATATTCCAGCAATTTGGTGAAGTTGGTTTTCGCAGCAGAGAATCTGCCGTAGTCGCAAAATTATCACGCTATACTAATGCAGTCATTTCTACCGGCGGAGGTATTGTGCTTTCGGCTGATAACATCAGACGATTACGAGCTAATGGCGTTATTATCGCGCTTAGCGCTTCTCCTCAAACGATATTGGAAAGAACATCCCGTCGCAATAATCGGCCCTTGCTCAATCAGCCTGACCGCGAACAGACAATAATTAAATTGCTAAATGAAAGAGCGCCCCTTTACGCAGTTAGCGACTTTTCTATAGACACAACCAATTATACGCCCCATCAAGTAGTAGACAGGATAATATCTTTTTTACGTGAAGGAGGATTTTTGCGTGGCTGA
- a CDS encoding 3-dehydroquinate synthase, which yields MAELKVDLGDNSYKIHIGTDWFCNLCSLLKQFKSSSKALIVTDSNIVKLYSEKVANLFRSAGINVKVYSINVGEQSKSASQAMELYTKAIEMNLDRKSPIVALGGGVVGDLAGFIAATYLRGVPFIQIPTSLLAQVDSSVGGKVAINHPLGKNLIGAFYQPKMVFIDTNVLTTLPDRELYTGLAEVIKYGIIADASFFQYLNEKKNQILSKDPSVMTNIIHRSCEIKANVVANDERETGQRAILNFGHTIGHAIEAYTGYNKYNHGEAVAIGMHGAALISYHMGLCSSQVVDNIKNVIMNFRLPLKADNCPINEIMPLLIRDKKAIDGRINWVLVNALGKVSLVNNVPEIVIKTALDEIT from the coding sequence GTGGCTGAACTTAAGGTTGACTTAGGTGATAATAGCTATAAAATTCACATTGGAACTGATTGGTTTTGTAATTTATGCAGTTTACTCAAGCAATTTAAATCCAGCTCTAAGGCGCTAATTGTTACAGACAGCAATATTGTGAAGCTTTATAGTGAAAAGGTTGCCAACCTTTTTCGCTCAGCTGGTATAAACGTCAAAGTTTATTCGATCAATGTAGGCGAACAGTCAAAATCAGCTTCTCAAGCCATGGAGCTATATACCAAAGCTATCGAAATGAACCTTGATCGAAAATCGCCGATAGTCGCTCTTGGCGGCGGAGTAGTTGGTGATTTAGCGGGCTTTATCGCAGCTACCTACCTGAGGGGTGTACCATTTATCCAAATTCCTACTAGTTTATTGGCTCAGGTTGACTCAAGTGTCGGCGGTAAGGTAGCTATCAATCACCCGCTAGGAAAAAACCTCATCGGGGCCTTTTATCAGCCTAAGATGGTCTTTATTGATACCAATGTTCTTACTACGCTACCAGATAGAGAACTGTATACCGGGTTAGCCGAAGTTATTAAGTATGGCATTATAGCTGACGCTAGTTTTTTTCAATATTTAAATGAAAAAAAGAATCAAATTTTAAGCAAAGATCCCTCGGTCATGACTAACATCATCCATCGATCGTGTGAGATTAAGGCAAACGTTGTAGCAAACGATGAGCGGGAAACGGGCCAACGAGCTATTTTAAACTTTGGTCATACTATAGGTCATGCTATTGAGGCTTATACTGGATATAATAAATATAACCATGGCGAAGCTGTCGCAATCGGCATGCATGGAGCTGCGTTAATTAGCTATCACATGGGTTTATGCTCAAGCCAAGTCGTTGATAACATAAAAAATGTAATTATGAATTTCCGTTTGCCTTTAAAAGCAGATAACTGCCCGATAAATGAAATAATGCCACTTCTAATCCGGGATAAAAAGGCTATTGATGGCAGAATTAATTGGGTACTTGTTAATGCCCTAGGAAAAGTGTCACTAGTTAATAATGTACCAGAGATAGTTATTAAAACTGCCCTAGATGAAATTACATAA
- the aroC gene encoding chorismate synthase gives MLRFVTAGESHGPCLTVIIEGLPAGLNLDIDQINEELARRQQGYGRGGRMKIESDKADIVSGVRFGQTLGSPITIIIKNCDWENWQQRMSVEGAKTGEAVTNARPGHADLTGVLKYDRQDIRDILERASARETAARTAVGAIMKQFLRTAANIEIASHVINIGGIKFDKPVTFFEIKNNRSHETGCVDLQTETAMKALIDTAKQNGDTLGGVFEIVATNLIVGLGSHIQWDRRLDTKLTAALMSIPAVKGVEIGDGFEYANLYGSQAHDEIFYEAQKGYYHKTNHAGGIEGGMSNGEDIRARAVMKPIPTLMKPLQSVNILTKDSVTANTERSDACAVPAAAVVGEAMMAITLAEALIQKFSSDNMTDLLNSIESYNLRLSRC, from the coding sequence ATGTTACGTTTTGTTACCGCCGGTGAATCGCACGGTCCATGCCTTACCGTAATTATCGAAGGCCTACCCGCCGGCCTTAATTTAGATATAGACCAAATCAACGAAGAACTGGCAAGGCGCCAGCAAGGATATGGCAGGGGCGGGCGAATGAAGATTGAAAGCGATAAAGCCGATATTGTTTCGGGAGTACGTTTTGGCCAAACGCTTGGCAGTCCAATAACCATAATCATTAAGAACTGTGATTGGGAAAATTGGCAACAACGAATGTCCGTGGAAGGAGCAAAAACCGGCGAAGCTGTTACTAACGCTCGACCCGGTCATGCCGATTTAACGGGAGTATTAAAATATGACCGTCAAGATATCAGAGATATTCTTGAACGGGCAAGCGCTAGGGAAACCGCGGCCAGAACGGCTGTCGGAGCAATAATGAAACAATTTTTACGGACGGCAGCCAATATTGAAATCGCATCGCATGTAATTAACATCGGCGGTATTAAATTTGACAAGCCGGTAACTTTTTTTGAAATAAAAAATAACAGGTCACACGAAACCGGCTGTGTTGATCTTCAGACTGAAACTGCCATGAAAGCGCTAATTGATACAGCAAAACAAAATGGCGATACTTTGGGCGGCGTATTTGAAATTGTGGCCACAAATTTAATAGTCGGACTTGGCAGCCATATTCAATGGGATCGCCGCTTGGATACCAAGCTAACTGCCGCATTAATGTCGATTCCGGCTGTAAAAGGTGTAGAAATAGGCGATGGCTTTGAGTATGCAAATTTATATGGCAGTCAGGCCCACGACGAAATCTTTTACGAAGCGCAAAAAGGCTATTATCATAAAACTAATCATGCCGGCGGTATCGAAGGCGGCATGAGCAATGGTGAGGACATTAGAGCGCGAGCCGTTATGAAACCAATACCTACCTTAATGAAACCCCTACAATCTGTAAACATCCTTACTAAAGATTCCGTTACCGCTAATACTGAGCGCAGCGATGCCTGCGCCGTTCCGGCCGCTGCTGTTGTTGGTGAGGCCATGATGGCGATTACACTGGCTGAAGCCTTAATCCAAAAATTCAGCAGTGATAACATGACCGATTTATTAAACTCTATCGAAAGTTATAACCTGCGTTTAAGTAGGTGCTAG
- a CDS encoding PilN domain-containing protein produces MLRINLLPLSERSPKYPIKIIIGLVSCLLLISFTAIYCYNSFIIWNLERQITETRNQYELLKPTQQAMIYAGNKQQTINAKNNILTTLTNERKPWPPIINHLAAMTTPRVWFTEISEADKETLKIIGIAADYQELAAFLRNLEKDKMFADPMLVHADSSPSQAIIGTRYEITVKLRGMK; encoded by the coding sequence ATGCTTCGGATCAACCTTCTACCGCTATCTGAAAGAAGTCCTAAATATCCGATAAAGATAATCATCGGACTGGTAAGTTGTCTTCTCCTTATTAGTTTTACTGCTATATATTGTTATAATTCTTTTATCATTTGGAACCTTGAACGGCAAATAACGGAGACACGAAATCAGTATGAACTGCTAAAACCAACCCAACAGGCAATGATTTATGCCGGAAATAAGCAGCAGACCATAAATGCAAAAAATAATATTTTGACTACCTTAACAAACGAACGTAAGCCTTGGCCGCCGATAATCAATCATTTGGCTGCTATGACTACACCGCGTGTTTGGTTTACTGAAATTAGTGAAGCTGATAAAGAAACCCTAAAGATTATCGGTATTGCAGCCGATTATCAAGAATTGGCAGCCTTCCTCCGAAATCTGGAAAAGGATAAAATGTTTGCAGATCCGATGCTAGTCCACGCTGACAGCAGTCCTAGCCAAGCTATAATAGGAACAAGATACGAAATAACCGTTAAGCTTAGGGGGATGAAATAA
- a CDS encoding TldD/PmbA family protein — MLDRRILGDVLDKALQYGGDFADIFIENRSSTMVACEENRIERIRSGTDIGAGIRVVYGDTTAYAYTNKVTKDDLLKAANIASRAAKKSQVDVNIDLRKIQPELDFKIKKMPNEIKIDDKVMAVQDANKAARSVDNRIKQVMAVYGDVVQNVTIANSLGRLVEDQRVRTRLSVNAIAAGNSEIQTGFESVGTNQGFELLDNDQASNVGNIAANRAITLLEAKPAPAGKMPVVMAADAGGTMVHEACGHGLEADLVQKGLSVYGGQENKQVASNLITVVDDGTIPNKYGTLRFDDEGFPTQKSILIENGILKGFMHDYLTSNRAGVKPTGNGRRESFEHKPIPRMRNTYIAQGQDDPEKIIKSIKNGLLVKKMGGGQVNTVNGDFVFDVAEGFLIKNGSISHAVRGATLTGNGPEVLKMVDMVGKDLGYTIGTCGKDGQGAPVSDAQPTIRIPEIVVGGTSHDSDLKCCTIRRI; from the coding sequence ATGCTAGACCGTCGAATATTAGGCGATGTACTGGATAAGGCCTTGCAGTACGGGGGCGATTTTGCCGATATATTTATTGAAAATCGATCAAGCACAATGGTTGCCTGCGAGGAAAACAGAATCGAACGAATCAGATCGGGCACAGACATTGGGGCTGGCATAAGAGTGGTTTATGGTGACACAACGGCTTATGCCTATACTAATAAAGTAACAAAAGACGATTTGTTAAAGGCAGCCAATATTGCCAGTCGAGCTGCTAAGAAAAGTCAAGTCGATGTAAATATTGATTTAAGAAAGATTCAACCTGAGCTAGATTTCAAAATAAAAAAAATGCCGAATGAAATAAAAATCGATGACAAAGTTATGGCGGTTCAAGACGCTAATAAAGCTGCTCGCTCTGTCGATAATCGTATAAAACAAGTTATGGCCGTATATGGCGATGTTGTACAAAACGTAACTATTGCAAATTCCTTAGGCCGACTTGTAGAGGATCAACGTGTACGAACCAGATTGTCAGTCAACGCCATTGCGGCTGGTAATAGTGAAATTCAGACTGGCTTTGAATCAGTTGGCACCAATCAGGGATTTGAGCTCTTAGATAATGACCAAGCCAGTAATGTTGGCAACATCGCCGCAAATAGAGCGATTACATTACTAGAGGCAAAACCGGCCCCGGCTGGAAAAATGCCTGTTGTAATGGCGGCTGACGCTGGTGGAACAATGGTTCATGAGGCGTGTGGGCACGGTCTTGAAGCAGATCTTGTTCAAAAAGGCTTGTCTGTTTATGGCGGTCAGGAGAATAAACAAGTTGCCTCCAATTTAATTACTGTTGTTGATGATGGTACAATACCGAATAAGTACGGTACTTTAAGATTCGATGACGAAGGGTTTCCAACTCAGAAAAGCATATTAATCGAAAATGGCATTCTTAAAGGTTTTATGCATGACTACCTCACGTCTAACCGTGCTGGTGTAAAGCCGACTGGCAACGGCCGACGCGAGTCCTTTGAACATAAACCCATTCCCCGGATGCGTAATACTTACATTGCTCAAGGTCAAGATGACCCTGAAAAAATTATCAAATCAATAAAAAACGGTTTGCTTGTTAAAAAAATGGGCGGCGGTCAGGTCAATACTGTAAACGGCGACTTTGTTTTTGATGTTGCCGAAGGTTTTCTAATTAAAAACGGTTCAATTTCGCATGCTGTCCGCGGGGCGACACTAACAGGTAATGGCCCAGAGGTATTAAAAATGGTCGATATGGTGGGGAAAGACCTCGGTTACACAATCGGTACCTGCGGGAAAGACGGGCAGGGAGCGCCAGTGTCGGACGCACAGCCCACTATTCGTATTCCGGAAATAGTAGTGGGAGGCACATCGCACGACTCGGATTTAAAGTGCTGCACAATACGTAGAATTTAA
- the pilO gene encoding type 4a pilus biogenesis protein PilO, with protein sequence MKLVLSKVPPRYQITLIAIGIAGFILVIIFYLLLPQRERIDILQNQFELEKQKVAVVEAFATAHPNSEQYLLQLDQQVVHVDRLLPNQPDISDFLLQLDQAAKECGVEIVNIKFSPSVNKKGYRDIPLEILISGDYFKTLNFLSKTENLPRFNSINSVITQSRDEVLETKLTVTIYCFGVAQNQKPAEPAKK encoded by the coding sequence ATGAAATTAGTATTGAGTAAAGTTCCCCCTAGGTATCAGATAACACTAATTGCTATTGGAATAGCAGGGTTTATCTTAGTTATTATATTTTACCTTTTACTTCCTCAACGAGAACGCATTGATATCCTGCAAAATCAGTTCGAACTAGAAAAACAAAAAGTAGCAGTAGTAGAAGCATTTGCAACGGCACATCCGAATTCTGAACAATATTTGCTTCAACTTGATCAACAAGTAGTTCATGTCGATAGGCTGCTGCCCAATCAGCCTGATATCAGCGACTTTTTGTTACAGCTTGATCAGGCCGCTAAAGAATGCGGCGTTGAGATTGTTAATATTAAATTTTCACCATCGGTAAATAAAAAAGGTTATCGTGATATTCCCCTTGAAATACTAATATCAGGCGACTACTTCAAGACATTGAACTTTCTATCCAAAACGGAGAATTTACCGCGCTTTAATTCAATAAATAGTGTTATCACTCAGTCTCGGGACGAAGTTCTGGAAACTAAACTTACCGTAACTATCTATTGCTTTGGAGTTGCGCAAAATCAGAAACCTGCCGAGCCAGCCAAGAAATAA
- a CDS encoding efflux RND transporter permease subunit: MGIGTFIRRPVFTVMLVMLLVVFGIGSYSSLGIDLYPDVDFPIVNVTITYKGTSPEEMENLITKPVEDAVSSVAGIKTLSSVSREGTSQITVEFEFGTDPKLAANEVREKVASVRRRLPDQIDEPVVKRLDITAQSIVYFSLASDLRPRGEIRKLAEDIVKDELQRLDGVAEVNVYGASLREIQLLVDPQKLEAYNIGFQQILDVVNAHNINTPGGRVNEQGTELTVRTIGRYKSLDDIRNIIVANNGGMLVRVADVATVNDGWAEERDYARTNGTPSVIIAVQKQSGTNTVDVAERVKAEMKNMEAAVLPSDITVTTVRDSSLYIHDNLEDVMISLVFGGLLAVMITFLFLQNTRATLIGAIAIPTSIIATFFLMKSMNFTLNNMSLMGLSLAVGILIDDAIVVIENIYRHIENGQKPMEAAKNGTSEIALAVLATTLSILAVFVPVGNMGEIVGQFFKQFGLTVAFAVAFSLFVAFTLTPMLSAYWLKERVESGKKKLVGPFAWLQKILDAWEKGFLIVRDTYKEVLIWALKRPKKVVAMAVLSLFLNGLLVPFLGVEFQPTYDSGDFNIYLTAPAGTSMDRMKELASPIEQEVLAIPELQSAFFTIGAMRQPVYKATIGVRLVPSSERERSMSEIMDTLRVKFRSVEGLKVSVQNTQGIGRGDSRPVQIGLRGPELQVLSQKAQELAEFIKTIPGTTDVDISSEQFEPEIHVKLDPARAGDVGVDATSVGNIIQAAFLGITTNNEYNVGDSDYSIRVQMFPQNRLSYDDVANLRVSTKSGNFVRLADIADVNISSGPTQIDRESRQRQVIVYANTVGVSSGVVLQEIRDGMPNLNLPLGYTYKFVGQAQTMQDSFMQIAKALVLAIVLIYMVLAAQFESFVHPLTIMISLPFSLIGAILGLLIAAKTVNIMSLIGMIMLMGLVTKNAILLVDYTNQLRERGTSLTEALIEAGVIRLRPILMTTMAMIFGMLPVALGWGAGAELRSSMGVVLVGGLITSTFLTLIVVPLVYLLIDRLQQRFKNRTPEAYSKNA; encoded by the coding sequence ATGGGTATAGGCACCTTCATTAGACGGCCGGTATTCACTGTAATGCTGGTAATGCTTTTAGTCGTGTTCGGAATCGGGTCCTATTCTTCATTAGGTATAGATTTGTATCCCGATGTTGACTTTCCCATCGTAAACGTTACCATTACATATAAAGGCACTTCACCCGAAGAGATGGAGAATTTAATTACCAAGCCTGTTGAGGATGCCGTAAGTTCTGTCGCTGGGATAAAAACACTTTCGTCGGTTTCGCGAGAGGGTACCTCGCAGATTACCGTAGAGTTTGAATTTGGTACTGATCCAAAACTCGCGGCAAATGAGGTCCGCGAAAAGGTTGCCAGCGTTCGCCGCAGGCTCCCTGATCAGATTGACGAACCAGTCGTGAAACGTCTTGATATTACTGCCCAATCAATTGTCTATTTTAGCTTGGCATCTGATTTACGCCCTCGCGGTGAAATACGCAAATTGGCTGAAGATATTGTCAAGGATGAACTCCAACGCTTAGATGGTGTGGCCGAAGTTAACGTCTATGGTGCATCATTACGTGAAATTCAGCTTTTAGTTGATCCGCAAAAACTCGAAGCTTATAATATAGGTTTTCAGCAAATTTTAGATGTTGTGAACGCTCATAACATCAATACGCCGGGAGGTAGAGTAAACGAACAAGGTACCGAGCTAACAGTTCGGACCATCGGACGTTATAAGAGCCTTGATGACATTCGAAATATTATAGTTGCCAACAATGGGGGAATGCTGGTCAGAGTCGCCGATGTTGCCACGGTAAATGACGGATGGGCGGAAGAGCGGGACTATGCTAGAACCAACGGCACACCGAGTGTAATAATTGCTGTGCAGAAACAATCTGGCACTAATACGGTTGATGTTGCCGAACGCGTTAAAGCAGAAATGAAGAATATGGAAGCTGCCGTATTGCCGTCGGATATCACAGTTACAACTGTTCGCGACAGTTCCCTTTATATTCACGACAACCTGGAAGATGTTATGATTTCACTAGTCTTCGGCGGGTTGTTGGCAGTTATGATAACATTTCTATTTCTGCAAAATACGAGAGCAACCTTAATAGGTGCAATCGCAATCCCGACATCCATAATAGCTACTTTCTTTCTAATGAAAAGCATGAATTTTACACTAAACAATATGTCTTTGATGGGCTTGAGCCTAGCAGTTGGTATTCTAATTGATGATGCTATAGTAGTAATCGAGAACATATATCGCCATATCGAAAACGGCCAGAAGCCTATGGAAGCTGCTAAAAATGGCACTAGTGAAATTGCGTTGGCTGTATTGGCGACAACGCTTTCCATTCTCGCCGTTTTTGTTCCGGTAGGCAATATGGGTGAGATTGTTGGGCAATTCTTCAAGCAATTTGGCTTAACGGTAGCTTTTGCTGTTGCGTTTTCGCTTTTTGTCGCTTTCACGTTAACGCCAATGCTATCGGCATATTGGCTAAAAGAACGTGTAGAAAGCGGAAAAAAGAAGCTCGTCGGTCCTTTTGCCTGGCTCCAAAAAATTCTTGATGCCTGGGAAAAAGGTTTTCTTATCGTTAGGGATACATACAAAGAGGTTCTTATATGGGCCCTAAAACGGCCAAAAAAGGTAGTAGCAATGGCTGTCTTATCACTCTTTCTAAATGGTCTCCTTGTACCATTCTTAGGGGTTGAGTTTCAACCCACCTATGATTCCGGAGATTTTAATATTTACTTGACGGCTCCTGCCGGCACGTCTATGGATAGAATGAAGGAATTAGCTAGCCCGATTGAGCAAGAGGTGCTTGCCATTCCTGAATTGCAATCCGCGTTTTTTACTATAGGAGCAATGCGTCAGCCTGTTTATAAAGCTACTATCGGTGTTCGTCTAGTTCCTTCGAGTGAGCGTGAACGCAGCATGTCTGAGATAATGGATACTTTGCGCGTTAAATTTAGAAGCGTTGAAGGCTTAAAGGTTTCTGTTCAGAATACTCAGGGGATTGGGCGCGGCGATTCCCGTCCTGTTCAAATAGGCTTACGCGGACCTGAACTCCAGGTTCTTTCGCAAAAGGCTCAAGAATTAGCCGAATTTATAAAAACTATCCCAGGAACCACCGATGTTGATATATCTAGCGAACAGTTCGAACCGGAGATCCATGTAAAACTGGATCCGGCCAGAGCAGGAGATGTCGGAGTTGATGCAACTTCAGTTGGAAATATAATTCAAGCCGCTTTCTTAGGTATAACGACTAATAACGAATATAATGTGGGGGACAGTGATTACAGCATTCGAGTGCAAATGTTTCCCCAAAATCGGTTGAGTTATGATGATGTTGCTAACCTTCGAGTTTCTACTAAATCTGGAAATTTTGTACGGCTTGCCGATATTGCCGACGTTAACATCTCGTCAGGTCCAACACAGATTGATCGGGAATCACGCCAACGCCAGGTAATAGTTTATGCAAATACTGTAGGCGTTTCGTCTGGTGTCGTTCTGCAGGAAATTCGCGATGGAATGCCTAATTTAAACTTACCGTTAGGATATACTTATAAATTTGTCGGCCAAGCGCAAACTATGCAGGATTCTTTTATGCAGATAGCTAAAGCTTTAGTATTGGCTATTGTACTAATCTATATGGTATTAGCGGCACAGTTTGAAAGCTTTGTCCACCCGCTTACAATCATGATTTCCCTGCCTTTTTCACTAATAGGAGCCATTTTAGGACTGCTAATCGCAGCCAAAACAGTTAATATCATGTCATTGATCGGTATGATTATGTTGATGGGTTTAGTTACCAAAAATGCCATCCTCCTGGTTGACTATACAAATCAGCTACGTGAAAGGGGAACGTCACTTACAGAAGCTCTAATTGAGGCCGGTGTAATTAGGTTAAGGCCAATTCTCATGACAACGATGGCCATGATTTTCGGTATGCTGCCTGTAGCTCTCGGGTGGGGCGCTGGAGCCGAGCTAAGATCATCAATGGGGGTCGTCTTAGTAGGCGGGTTAATCACTTCGACTTTTTTGACATTAATTGTCGTTCCACTCGTATATTTACTAATTGATCGACTCCAGCAACGATTTAAGAACCGTACACCTGAAGCATACTCAAAAAACGCTTAA